The Palaemon carinicauda isolate YSFRI2023 chromosome 33, ASM3689809v2, whole genome shotgun sequence genome contains a region encoding:
- the LOC137626242 gene encoding neuroblast differentiation-associated protein AHNAK-like gives MRMYSIWRVNLRHDERNEVQKGAKSEMLQSGTGKCHRVADQEIKSDSLEFILAKPEIKSDSQEFIFDKPEIKSDSLEFILAKPEIKSDSLEFILAKPEIKSDSLEFILAKPEIKSDSLEFILAKPEIKSDSLEFILAKPEIKSDSQEFIFAKPEIKSDSLEFIFDKPKIKSDSLEFILAKPEIKSDSLEFILAKPDIKSDSLEFILAKPEIKSDSLEFILAKPEIKSDSLEFILAKPEIKSDSLEFILAKPEIKSDSLEFILAKPEIKSDSLEFILAKPEIKSDSLEFILDKPEIKSDSLELIFDKPEIKSDPIELIFDKPEIKSDPIELIFDKPEIKSDPIELIFDKPEIKSDPIELIFDKPEIKSDPIKLIFDKPEIKSDSLELIFDKPEIKSDSLEFILAKPEIKSDSLEFILAKPEIKSDSLEFILAKPEIKSDSQEFILAKPEIKSDSLELIFDKPEIKSDSLEFILAKPEIKSDSLEFILAKPEIKSDSLEFILAKPDIKSDSLEFILAKPDIKSDSLEFILDKPEIKSDSLEFILAKPEIKSDSLELILAKPEIKSDSLELILAKPEIKSDSLELILAKQEIKSDSLELIFDKPEIKSDPIELIFDKPEIKSDSLELIFDKPEIKSDPIELIFDKPEIKSDPIELIFDKPGIKSDPIELIFDKPGIKSDPIELIFDKPGIKPDPIELIFDKPGIKPDPIELIFDKPGIKPDPIELIFDKPGIKPDPIELIFDKPEIKPDPIELIFDKPEIKPDPIELIFDKPEIKPDPIELIFDKPEIKPDPIELIFDKPEIKPDPIELIFDKPEIKPDPIELIFDKPEIKPDPIELIFDKPEIKPDPIELIFDKPEIKPDPIELIFDKPEIKPDPIELIFDKPEIKPDPIELIFDKPEIKPDPIELIFDKPEIKPDPIELIFDKPEIKPDPIELIFDKPEIKPDPIELIFDKPEIKPDPIELIFDKPEIKPDPIELIFDKPEIKPDSIEFIFDKPEMLYDQ, from the exons ATGAGAATG TATTCTATATGGAGAGTCAACTTGCGACATGATGAACGCAATGAAGTACAGAAAGGTGCCAAGAGTGAGATGCTGCAAAGTGGCACTGGGAAGTGTCATCGAGTAGCTGACCAAG aaataaagtctgattcccTAGAATTTATCTTGgccaaaccagaaataaagtctgattcccAAGAATTTATCTTCGacaaaccagaaataaagtctgattcccTAGAATTTATCTTGgccaaaccagaaataaagtctgattcccTAGAATTTATCTTGgccaaaccagaaataaagtctgattcccTAGAATTTATCTTGgccaaaccagaaataaagtctgattcccTAGAATTTATCTTGgccaaaccagaaataaagtctgattcccTAGAATTTATCTTGgccaaaccagaaataaagtctgattcccAAGAATTTATCTTCgccaaaccagaaataaagtctgattcccTAGAATTTATCTTCGACAAACCAAAAATAAAGTCTGATTCCCTAGAATTTATCTTGgccaaaccagaaataaagtctgattcccTAGAATTTATCTTGGCCAAACCAGATATAAAGTCTGATTCCCTAGAATTTATCTTGgccaaaccagaaataaagtctgattcccTAGAATTTATCTTGgccaaaccagaaataaagtctgattcccTAGAATTTATCTTGgccaaaccagaaataaagtctgattcccTAGAATTTATCTTGgccaaaccagaaataaagtctgattcccTAGAATTTATCTTGgccaaaccagaaataaagtctgattcccTAGAATTTATCTTGgccaaaccagaaataaagtctgattcccTAGAATTTATCTTGGacaaaccagaaataaagtctgattcccTAGAACTTATCTTCGacaaaccagaaataaagtctgatCCCATAGAACTTATCTTCGacaaaccagaaataaagtctgatCCCATAGAACTGATCTTCGacaaaccagaaataaagtctgatCCCATAGAACTGATCTTCGacaaaccagaaataaagtctgatCCCATAGAACTGATCTTCGacaaaccagaaataaagtctgatCCCATAAAACTGATCTTCGacaaaccagaaataaagtctgattcccTAGAATTGATCTTCGacaaaccagaaataaagtctgattcccTAGAATTTATCTTGgccaaaccagaaataaagtctgattcccTAGAATTTATCTTGgccaaaccagaaataaagtctgattcccTAGAATTTATCTTGgccaaaccagaaataaagtctgattcccAAGAATTTATCTTGgccaaaccagaaataaagtctgattcccTAGAACTTATCTTCGacaaaccagaaataaagtctgattcccTAGAATTTATCTTGgccaaaccagaaataaagtctgattcccTAGAATTTATCTTGgccaaaccagaaataaagtctgattcccTAGAATTTATCTTGGCCAAACCAGATATAAAGTCTGATTCCCTAGAATTTATCTTGGCCAAACCAGATATAAAGTCTGATTCCCTAGAATTTATCTTGGacaaaccagaaataaagtctgattcccTAGAATTTATCTTGgccaaaccagaaataaagtctgattcccTAGAACTTATCTTGgccaaaccagaaataaagtctgattcccTAGAACTTATCTTGgccaaaccagaaataaagtctgattcccTAGAACTTATCTTG GCCAAACAagaaataaagtctgattcccTAGAACTTATCTTCGacaaaccagaaataaagtctgatCCCATAGAATTGATCTTCGacaaaccagaaataaagtctgattcccTAGAACTTATCTTCGacaaaccagaaataaagtctgatCCCATAGAATTGATCTTCGacaaaccagaaataaagtctgatCCCATAGAACTGATCTTCGACAAACCAGGAATAAAGTCTGATCCCATAGAACTGATCTTCGACAAACCAGGAATAAAGTCTGATCCCATAGAACTGATCTTCGACAAACCAGGAATAAAGCCTGATCCCATAGAACTGATCTTCGACAAACCAGGAATAAAGCCTGATCCCATAGAACTGATCTTCGACAAACCAGGAATAAAGCCTGATCCCATAGAACTGATCTTCGACAAACCAGGAATAAAGCCTGATCCCATAGAACTGATCTTCGACAAACCAGAAATAAAGCCTGATCCCATAGAACTGATCTTCGACAAACCAGAAATAAAGCCTGATCCCATAGAACTGATCTTCGACAAACCAGAAATAAAGCCTGATCCCATAGAACTGATCTTCGACAAACCAGAAATAAAGCCTGATCCCATAGAACTGATCTTCGACAAACCAGAAATAAAGCCTGATCCCATAGAACTGATCTTCGACAAACCAGAAATAAAGCCTGATCCCATAGAACTGATCTTCGACAAACCAGAAATAAAGCCTGATCCCATAGAACTGATCTTCGACAAACCAGAAATAAAGCCTGATCCCATAGAACTGATCTTCGACAAACCAGAAATAAAGCCTGATCCCATAGAACTGATCTTCGACAAACCAGAAATAAAGCCTGATCCCATAGAACTGATCTTCGACAAACCAGAAATAAAGCCTGATCCCATAGAACTGATCTTCGACAAACCAGAAATAAAGCCTGATCCCATAGAACTGATCTTCGACAAACCAGAAATAAAGCCTGATCCCATAGAACTGATCTTCGACAAACCAGAAATAAAGCCTGATCCCATAGAATTGATCTTCGACAAACCAGAAATAAAGCCTGATCCCATAGAATTGATCTTCGACAAACCAGAAATAAAGCCTGATCCCATAGAATTGATCTTCGACAAACCAGAAATAAAGCCTGATCCCATAGAATTGATCTTCGACAAACCAGAAATAAAGCCTGATTCCATAGAATTTATCTTCGACAAACCAGAAATGCTATATGATCAGTAA